A portion of the Deltaproteobacteria bacterium genome contains these proteins:
- a CDS encoding DUF898 family protein — protein MNESGGILGEEGVAEPARPGTVVFDGLRSELARLLIRNLLLSLLTLGIYRFWAKTRVRHLLWRHVKILGEPLEYLGTGTELLIGFLVVIVFFAPAATAYSYFVQFLIPWEIPFSGIAMQLFYYAVLAFLIQVAVYRVRRYRLTRTAWRGVRFGLHGSAFKYAAIWLLYGLMTVATLGLAYPWLRIATARYFANNVRFGSVSVFFDAGAGGLLRRWLTVVAPGLAAIGLFVAVNGEGFEALGSLWNALREGNVIANPAPLVLFVVRKFDLMPLWLVVLSLSLFVWYRVGEFRYFVGAMRIGETRLSSRMNTPVVYGVYFAFLVVVVGVALFLLIGVLGGLIGVLKLNEVTGSQVVFLMTTAVLLAIYWFYGFIRMLLVKVTLLTNICGTLSLERHEALDRTVQGDGRASEAWRGTGRCPGCGWALTGHQDEVRRQLLRRHRGPVTAGGHRDHGCGHHHLRRARGHAGALARRARDPGGAAA, from the coding sequence ATGAACGAATCTGGCGGCATTCTCGGTGAAGAAGGGGTCGCTGAGCCCGCCCGGCCCGGGACAGTGGTGTTCGATGGCCTTCGAAGCGAACTCGCCCGCCTGCTGATACGCAATCTGCTCCTGAGCCTCCTCACCCTCGGAATCTATCGATTCTGGGCAAAGACACGCGTCCGGCACCTCCTCTGGCGCCACGTCAAGATCCTGGGCGAGCCTCTGGAGTATCTCGGCACGGGAACCGAGTTGTTGATCGGGTTCCTGGTCGTCATCGTGTTCTTCGCGCCGGCCGCGACCGCCTATTCGTATTTCGTTCAGTTCCTGATCCCCTGGGAGATCCCTTTCAGCGGAATCGCCATGCAGCTCTTCTACTACGCGGTGCTTGCCTTTCTCATTCAGGTGGCCGTCTATCGCGTGCGCCGCTATCGTCTGACCCGTACGGCGTGGCGTGGCGTGCGGTTCGGGCTCCACGGGTCGGCCTTCAAGTATGCCGCCATTTGGCTGCTGTACGGTCTCATGACCGTGGCGACCCTGGGTCTGGCCTATCCCTGGCTGCGCATCGCCACGGCCCGCTACTTCGCCAACAACGTTCGGTTCGGCTCCGTCAGCGTCTTTTTCGATGCGGGCGCGGGCGGGTTGTTGCGGCGTTGGCTGACGGTCGTGGCGCCTGGTCTCGCGGCCATCGGGCTTTTCGTCGCCGTGAACGGCGAAGGCTTCGAAGCCCTCGGTTCCCTGTGGAACGCGTTGCGGGAAGGCAATGTCATTGCGAATCCCGCGCCATTGGTCCTGTTCGTGGTGCGCAAGTTCGATCTCATGCCGCTGTGGCTCGTCGTGCTGAGCCTTTCCCTGTTTGTCTGGTACCGCGTTGGAGAGTTCCGCTATTTCGTCGGCGCCATGCGCATCGGCGAGACCCGGCTGAGCTCCAGGATGAACACGCCCGTCGTCTATGGAGTCTATTTCGCGTTTCTCGTCGTGGTTGTCGGCGTCGCGCTGTTCCTGCTGATCGGGGTGCTCGGCGGCCTGATCGGCGTCCTCAAGCTGAACGAGGTAACGGGTAGCCAAGTGGTCTTCCTGATGACGACGGCCGTGCTCCTGGCCATCTATTGGTTCTATGGCTTTATCCGGATGCTGTTGGTCAAGGTCACATTGTTGACGAACATCTGCGGAACGCTGAGCCTCGAACGGCACGAGGCGCTGGATCGAACGGTCCAAGGCGACGGCCGCGCTTCCGAGGCATGGCGAGGGACTGGCCGATGCCCTGGATGTGGGTGGGCTTTGACAGGACACCAGGATGAGGTTCGCCGCCAACTACTACGACGGCATCGTGGCCCGGTCACAGCCGGCGGTCATCGCGATCACGGATGTGGGCATCATCATCTTCGCCGTGCACGGGGCCATGCTGGCGCACTGGCCCGCCGAGCGCGTGATCCTGGCGGAGCCGCCGCGTGA
- the cysD gene encoding sulfate adenylyltransferase subunit CysD: protein MAGPVGLGHLDELEAESIYILREAAAAFSKPVLLYSIGKDSSVLVRLAQKAFHPAPPPFPLLHVDTTWKFPEMYEFRDRTARETGMELIVHVNEEGVARGINPFTHGSALHTDVMKTQALKQALDKYRFDAALAGARRDEEMSRAKERVFSLRTRTHRWDPKNQRPELWHLYNTHLRDGESMRVFPLSNWTELDVWHYIDRENIPVVPLYFAAPRPVVHRSGTLIMVADERMKLEPGEEPEVKRVRFRTLGCYPLSGAIKSGADSVPAIIREMLTATHSERQGRVIDHDGEGSMERKKQEGYF, encoded by the coding sequence ATGGCCGGTCCCGTCGGCCTCGGCCATCTCGACGAGCTCGAGGCTGAATCCATCTACATCCTGCGCGAGGCGGCGGCCGCGTTCTCGAAACCGGTCCTGCTCTACTCCATCGGCAAGGACAGCTCGGTGCTCGTGCGGCTCGCGCAGAAGGCCTTCCATCCCGCGCCGCCGCCCTTCCCGCTGCTGCACGTGGACACCACCTGGAAGTTTCCGGAGATGTACGAGTTCCGCGACCGCACGGCGCGGGAGACCGGAATGGAGCTCATCGTCCATGTCAACGAGGAAGGCGTCGCCCGGGGCATCAATCCCTTCACGCATGGCTCCGCGCTCCACACCGACGTGATGAAGACCCAGGCCTTGAAACAGGCGTTGGACAAGTACCGCTTCGACGCCGCCCTGGCGGGAGCGCGGCGCGACGAAGAGATGTCCCGGGCCAAGGAAAGGGTGTTCTCGCTGCGCACCCGGACCCATCGCTGGGACCCCAAGAACCAGCGCCCCGAGCTCTGGCACCTCTACAACACCCACCTCCGGGACGGCGAGTCCATGCGCGTCTTCCCGCTTTCCAACTGGACCGAACTGGACGTCTGGCACTACATCGACCGGGAGAACATCCCCGTGGTGCCGCTCTACTTCGCCGCCCCGCGCCCGGTGGTGCACCGTTCGGGAACTCTGATCATGGTGGCAGACGAACGCATGAAGCTCGAACCCGGCGAGGAGCCCGAGGTGAAGCGGGTGCGTTTCCGCACGCTTGGATGCTATCCGCTGTCGGGCGCCATCAAGTCCGGCGCCGACAGCGTGCCGGCCATCATCCGCGAGATGCTGACGGCCACGCACTCCGAGCGCCAGGGACGCGTCATCGACCATGACGGGGAAGGTTCCATGGAGCGCAAGAAGCAGGAGGGCTACTTCTGA
- a CDS encoding rubrerythrin family protein, translated as MASINGTKSHENLKNAFAGESQANRRYLYFARQADIEGYPDMGGLFRDTSEAETGHAFGHLDFLKEVGDPCTGVPIGTTEKNLKSAVEGETYEYTEMYPGFAKTARDEGLEELAEWFETLAKAEKSHAGRFNKGLQAVAGKDPADAG; from the coding sequence ATGGCAAGCATCAACGGCACCAAGAGCCACGAGAACCTGAAGAACGCCTTCGCGGGCGAGTCCCAGGCCAATCGTCGCTACCTCTACTTCGCCCGGCAGGCGGACATCGAGGGATACCCCGACATGGGCGGGTTGTTCCGCGACACCTCCGAGGCGGAGACGGGGCACGCGTTCGGTCACCTCGACTTCCTGAAGGAAGTCGGCGACCCCTGCACCGGCGTTCCCATCGGCACCACCGAGAAGAACCTGAAGTCCGCGGTGGAGGGCGAAACCTACGAGTACACCGAGATGTACCCCGGCTTCGCCAAGACCGCCCGGGACGAGGGCCTGGAGGAGTTGGCCGAGTGGTTCGAGACCCTGGCCAAGGCCGAGAAATCCCACGCCGGCCGCTTCAACAAGGGCCTGCAGGCCGTCGCCGGCAAGGATCCCGCGGACGCCGGTTGA
- a CDS encoding DUF3501 family protein, with amino-acid sequence MEKVTLNDIVGAGAYEQKRDAFRREIIDLKKRRRVSVGDKVSLVFENRATVIFQIQEMLRAESIRDLDKIREEIDVYNELIPGAGELRATLFLEIEDQTNLREALLEFLGIDERVFLCMGTGRSVRAGFEEGRSKEDKISAVQYVTFGLAPDDVEALREADARIVVDHENYHAEAVLGEATKAELLRDLG; translated from the coding sequence ATGGAAAAGGTCACCCTGAACGACATCGTCGGCGCCGGCGCCTACGAGCAGAAGCGCGACGCCTTCCGGCGCGAGATCATCGACCTCAAGAAGCGCCGGCGCGTGTCCGTGGGCGACAAGGTATCGCTCGTGTTCGAGAACCGCGCCACGGTGATCTTCCAGATACAGGAGATGCTCCGGGCCGAGAGCATCCGCGACCTGGACAAGATCCGCGAGGAGATCGACGTCTACAACGAGCTCATTCCGGGCGCCGGAGAGCTGCGCGCGACGCTCTTCCTGGAGATCGAGGACCAGACCAACCTGCGCGAGGCGCTGCTCGAGTTCCTCGGCATCGACGAGCGCGTCTTCCTGTGCATGGGCACCGGCCGTTCGGTCCGCGCCGGCTTCGAGGAGGGGCGCAGCAAGGAAGACAAGATCAGCGCGGTGCAGTACGTCACCTTCGGCCTCGCCCCCGATGACGTGGAAGCGCTGCGCGAGGCGGATGCCCGGATCGTGGTGGACCACGAGAACTACCACGCCGAGGCCGTGCTGGGCGAGGCCACCAAGGCGGAGCTGCTCAGGGACTTGGGGTAG
- a CDS encoding transcriptional repressor, with amino-acid sequence MSTRRTRQLEVIWEAVKGEMSHPTADQIYERVRRDMPHISLGTVYRNLQKLAADGKLQILTIDRTQHFDPLLKKHPHFICESCGKVYDVTLDRSDEAAPVLSPETGFTVTSHQLSLYGTCEMCS; translated from the coding sequence ATGTCCACGAGACGCACGCGACAGCTTGAGGTGATCTGGGAGGCCGTGAAGGGCGAGATGTCGCATCCCACCGCGGACCAGATCTACGAGCGGGTGCGGCGGGACATGCCGCACATCAGCCTCGGCACGGTCTACCGAAACCTCCAGAAGCTGGCCGCCGACGGCAAGCTGCAGATCCTCACCATCGACCGCACCCAGCACTTCGACCCCCTGCTGAAAAAGCACCCGCATTTCATTTGCGAAAGCTGCGGAAAGGTCTATGATGTCACGCTGGACCGTAGCGACGAAGCGGCACCGGTGCTGTCGCCGGAGACGGGCTTCACGGTGACGTCCCACCAGCTTTCCCTCTACGGTACGTGCGAGATGTGCTCTTGA
- a CDS encoding MBL fold metallo-hydrolase: MSRRVFTGIVLVLAVLLSAQAAVAICNPNVVKTLDAGPHLARSVGMLAGATAPGDADIGLGQYSVRWFGHSSFAIRSGTGTRVVADPNFDVTPGITADAVTVSNDHYTHNNVEAVRGEPLVLRGITLDQRWQPVRRKVRDIVVVNLPSARSYDFSRIANSIFVFEMGSLCLAHLGNIGHLLTEKQVKLLRRVDVMMVPIDARNNLGFGDLVKVIEQVKPPIVLPMHYDNPYQAEYFASHINGRYPVRPQADSRLVLTRKMLPKSTELFILPHPNPYAVRRRWWGGSDDDR, translated from the coding sequence ATGTCAAGGCGCGTGTTTACCGGAATCGTGCTCGTTCTGGCGGTGCTGTTGAGCGCACAGGCCGCCGTCGCCATCTGTAATCCCAACGTGGTCAAGACCCTCGATGCGGGACCCCACCTGGCCCGTTCCGTCGGCATGCTTGCCGGCGCCACCGCCCCCGGCGACGCGGACATCGGCCTCGGCCAGTACAGCGTGCGCTGGTTTGGCCACTCCAGCTTCGCCATCCGCTCGGGCACCGGCACCCGGGTGGTGGCCGACCCCAACTTCGACGTGACCCCGGGCATCACCGCCGACGCGGTGACCGTGAGCAACGACCACTACACGCACAACAACGTCGAGGCCGTGCGCGGGGAGCCGCTGGTGCTGCGCGGCATCACGCTGGACCAGCGCTGGCAGCCGGTGCGCCGGAAGGTCAGGGACATCGTGGTGGTGAACCTGCCCAGCGCCCGCAGCTACGACTTCAGCCGCATCGCCAACTCCATCTTCGTCTTCGAGATGGGCAGCCTGTGCCTCGCCCACTTGGGCAACATCGGCCACCTGCTCACCGAGAAGCAGGTGAAGCTGCTGCGCCGGGTAGACGTCATGATGGTCCCCATCGACGCGCGCAACAACCTGGGCTTCGGCGACCTCGTGAAGGTCATCGAGCAGGTCAAGCCGCCCATCGTGCTGCCGATGCACTACGACAACCCGTACCAGGCCGAGTACTTCGCGTCCCACATCAACGGCCGCTATCCGGTGCGCCCGCAAGCCGATTCCCGGCTCGTGCTCACGCGCAAGATGCTCCCCAAGAGCACCGAACTGTTCATCCTGCCGCACCCCAACCCCTACGCCGTGAGACGGCGCTGGTGGGGCGGCTCGGACGACGACCGATAA
- the metG gene encoding methionine--tRNA ligase subunit beta encodes MDTTITIDDFRNLDLRVGTVTSAEPHPNADRLMVLKVDLGSEERQLVAGVRGHYSAEELTGRQLVVVANLKPAKLRGIESQGMILAASTDDQLVILAPEQHIAPGAKVS; translated from the coding sequence TTGGACACGACCATCACGATTGACGATTTCCGCAACCTGGACTTGCGCGTCGGCACGGTCACGAGCGCCGAGCCCCATCCCAACGCCGACCGGCTCATGGTGCTCAAGGTGGACCTGGGCTCGGAAGAGCGCCAGCTCGTGGCCGGCGTCCGCGGCCACTACAGCGCGGAGGAGCTGACGGGGCGCCAGCTCGTGGTGGTGGCGAACCTGAAGCCCGCGAAGCTGAGAGGCATCGAGAGCCAGGGCATGATCCTGGCAGCATCCACCGACGACCAACTCGTCATCCTGGCGCCGGAGCAGCACATCGCGCCCGGCGCCAAGGTCTCCTGA